The Salana multivorans genome window below encodes:
- a CDS encoding deoxyguanosinetriphosphate triphosphohydrolase, producing the protein MSWQPPLTDATGSSDVERWVPEVSKNPRRSPFERDRARVLHSSALRRLGAKTQVLAPSTDDFVRTRLTHSLEVAQVGREIAKQLGCDPDVVDAACLSHDLGHPPFGHNGEAALAVVAEDAGGFEGNAQTLRILTRLEPKMFASDGRCVGLNLTRASLDAASKYPWQRVDAPRRVDGRRSRKFGVYADDLPVFDWLREGAPVGQTCLEAQVMDLSDDVAYSVHDVEDAIVGWRVEPRRLREAGEPDRVVAQVRAWYDPDLTDDELGAALDRLLALPDWVAEFDGTRESLAAVKDMTSQLIGRFTGSSVDATRAVHGYGDLHRYAARLEVPRTTRAEIAVLKGIAALYVMAPREDEPLYHYQRQVVSELVEVVLERAEVALEPVFLPDFLDAEDDAARLRVVVDQVASLTDLSAMAWHARLVAPGE; encoded by the coding sequence ATGTCCTGGCAGCCACCTCTCACCGACGCCACCGGGTCGAGCGACGTCGAGCGGTGGGTGCCCGAGGTCTCCAAGAACCCGCGCCGCTCGCCGTTCGAGCGCGACCGCGCCCGCGTCCTCCACTCCTCGGCGCTGCGGCGGCTCGGGGCCAAGACCCAGGTGCTCGCGCCGTCGACGGACGACTTCGTCCGCACGCGGCTGACCCACTCGCTCGAGGTCGCGCAGGTGGGGCGCGAGATCGCCAAGCAGCTCGGCTGCGACCCCGACGTCGTGGACGCCGCGTGCCTCTCCCACGACCTCGGGCACCCGCCCTTCGGGCACAACGGCGAGGCGGCGCTCGCGGTCGTCGCCGAGGACGCCGGCGGGTTCGAGGGCAACGCCCAGACGCTGCGCATCCTCACCCGGCTCGAGCCGAAGATGTTCGCGTCGGACGGGCGGTGCGTCGGGCTCAACCTCACCCGCGCGAGCCTCGACGCGGCGTCCAAGTACCCGTGGCAGCGAGTGGACGCGCCGCGCCGCGTCGACGGTCGTCGCTCCCGCAAGTTCGGCGTCTACGCCGACGACCTGCCCGTGTTCGACTGGCTGCGCGAGGGCGCCCCGGTCGGTCAGACCTGTCTCGAGGCGCAGGTGATGGACCTCTCCGACGACGTCGCGTACTCGGTGCACGACGTCGAGGACGCCATCGTCGGGTGGCGGGTCGAGCCGCGGCGGCTGCGGGAGGCGGGGGAGCCCGACCGCGTGGTCGCGCAGGTGCGCGCCTGGTACGACCCCGACCTCACCGACGACGAGCTCGGTGCCGCGCTCGACCGGCTGCTCGCGCTGCCCGACTGGGTCGCCGAGTTCGACGGGACGCGCGAGTCGCTCGCCGCCGTCAAGGACATGACGTCGCAGCTCATCGGGCGGTTCACCGGGTCGTCGGTCGACGCGACGCGGGCCGTCCACGGGTACGGCGACCTGCACCGGTACGCGGCACGGCTCGAGGTGCCGCGGACGACGCGGGCCGAGATCGCGGTCCTCAAGGGGATCGCGGCGCTCTACGTCATGGCGCCCCGCGAGGACGAGCCGCTCTACCACTACCAGCGCCAGGTGGTCTCCGAGCTGGTCGAGGTCGTCCTCGAACGCGCGGAGGTCGCGCTCGAGCCGGTCTTCCTGCCCGACTTCCTCGACGCCGAGGACGACGCCGCCCGCCTGCGCGTCGTCGTCGACCAGGTGGCCTCGCTCACCGACCTCTCGGCGATGGCGTGGCACGCGCGGCTGGTCGCACCGGGCGAGTGA
- a CDS encoding glycoside hydrolase family 13 protein — protein sequence MPRVNNATQLCRTSPVSAPRSEPHLWWQTAVVYQVYPRSFADSDGDGYGDLPGITKRLGHLSRLGVDALWLSPFYRSPQHDAGYDVADYRDIDPLFGSLADADALIERAHQLGLRVVVDLVPNHTSDEHVWFQAALAAGPGSPERARYIFRDGRGEHGELPPNNWRSVFGQDGWTRVTEADGRPGQWYLHLFDVHQPDLDWGNPEVVEEFHDILRFWMTRGVDGFRVDVAHGLVKADGLPDWDGHSAMVSETESGSVDLEALDRDATTDDDGHADHADGSAGPAADAAERADLPEGAAEPPANDGPMWNQPGVHEIYRGWHRVLEEFDGDRMLVAEAWVEPLSELATYVRPDEMQQTFNFAFLSAHWHADTMRSVIEESLRLNDEVGAPTTWVLSNHDVVRHHSRFGMPSRGGNVEAIGPDDLQPDRELGLRRGRAATLLELALPGSAYLYQGEELGLPEHTTLPREVRQDPVILRGDGLGRDGCRVPIPWESASPAFGFSPTGESWLPQPEDWASYALDAQKGVEDSTYELYRRALRLRRDFHLGSGGLAWLDTAEPDVLGLVNGDLIVMANMGSADTALTEDLEVLLASGRLSQVDGLTWLPPDTTVWARRVSVDRSRSPFGPD from the coding sequence ATGCCTCGGGTGAACAACGCCACACAGCTGTGTCGCACCAGCCCCGTGTCAGCTCCGCGGTCGGAGCCGCACCTGTGGTGGCAGACGGCGGTGGTCTACCAGGTCTACCCACGCTCCTTCGCCGACTCCGACGGGGACGGCTACGGCGACCTGCCCGGCATCACGAAGCGGCTCGGCCACCTCTCCCGGCTCGGCGTCGACGCGCTGTGGCTCTCGCCGTTCTACCGCTCCCCGCAGCACGACGCCGGCTACGACGTGGCCGACTATCGCGACATCGACCCGCTGTTCGGCTCGCTCGCCGACGCCGACGCCCTCATCGAGCGCGCGCACCAGCTCGGGCTGCGCGTCGTCGTCGACCTCGTCCCGAACCACACGTCCGACGAGCACGTCTGGTTCCAGGCCGCGCTCGCGGCCGGCCCCGGCAGCCCGGAGCGGGCGCGCTACATCTTCCGCGACGGACGCGGCGAGCACGGCGAGCTGCCCCCGAACAACTGGCGCTCCGTGTTCGGCCAGGACGGCTGGACCCGCGTCACCGAGGCCGACGGCCGGCCGGGCCAGTGGTACCTCCACCTGTTCGACGTGCACCAGCCCGACCTCGACTGGGGCAACCCCGAGGTGGTGGAGGAGTTCCACGACATCCTGCGGTTCTGGATGACCCGCGGCGTCGACGGCTTCCGGGTCGACGTGGCGCACGGGCTGGTCAAGGCCGACGGCCTGCCGGACTGGGACGGGCACTCGGCGATGGTCTCGGAGACCGAGTCGGGCTCGGTCGACCTCGAGGCGCTCGATCGCGACGCCACGACCGACGACGACGGCCACGCCGATCATGCCGACGGGTCGGCCGGTCCCGCCGCCGACGCGGCGGAACGCGCGGACCTGCCCGAGGGCGCGGCCGAGCCGCCGGCGAACGACGGGCCGATGTGGAACCAGCCCGGTGTGCACGAGATCTACCGCGGCTGGCACCGGGTGCTCGAGGAGTTCGACGGGGACCGGATGCTCGTCGCCGAGGCCTGGGTCGAGCCGCTGAGCGAGCTGGCCACGTACGTGCGGCCGGACGAGATGCAGCAGACGTTCAACTTCGCGTTCCTCTCCGCGCACTGGCACGCGGACACGATGCGGTCCGTCATCGAGGAGTCGCTCCGGCTCAACGACGAGGTCGGCGCCCCGACGACGTGGGTGCTCTCCAACCACGACGTCGTGCGGCACCACTCCCGGTTCGGCATGCCGAGCCGCGGCGGGAACGTCGAGGCGATCGGCCCCGACGACCTCCAGCCCGACCGCGAGCTCGGGCTGCGCCGCGGGCGCGCGGCGACACTGCTGGAGCTGGCGCTGCCCGGTTCGGCCTACCTCTACCAGGGCGAGGAGCTCGGCCTGCCCGAGCACACGACGCTGCCCCGCGAGGTTCGCCAGGACCCGGTCATCCTGCGGGGCGACGGGCTCGGGCGCGACGGCTGCCGCGTGCCGATCCCGTGGGAGTCGGCGAGCCCCGCGTTCGGGTTCTCCCCCACCGGCGAGTCGTGGCTGCCGCAGCCGGAGGACTGGGCGTCGTACGCGCTGGACGCGCAGAAGGGCGTCGAGGACTCGACGTACGAGCTCTACCGGCGGGCGCTGCGCCTGCGCCGCGACTTCCACCTCGGCTCGGGCGGGCTCGCCTGGCTCGACACGGCCGAGCCCGACGTGCTCGGGCTCGTCAACGGCGACCTCATCGTCATGGCGAACATGGGCTCGGCGGACACCGCGCTCACGGAGGACCTCGAGGTGCTCCTCGCGAGCGGCCGGCTCTCGCAGGTCGACGGCCTCACCTGGCTGCCGCCGGACACGACGGTCTGGGCGCGCCGCGTCTCGGTCGACCGCTCGCGCAGCCCGTTCGGGCCCGACTGA
- a CDS encoding LLM class F420-dependent oxidoreductase, which produces MTFPVRIGVQIQPQHADYSAIRDAARRVEDLGVDVLFNWDHFFPLSGDPDGLHFECWSMLAAWAEQTERVEIGALVTCNSYRNPELLADMARTIDHISARGDAPGRLILGIGAGWFERDYAEYGYEFGTAGSRITDLAEALPRIRSRWAALNPAPTRDIPILIGGSGPRRTLRLVAEHADVWHSFGDADALRERSAILAGHAEAVGRPVGEIERSIDVRRRPSEVGQELLDAGATLFTVESSGPDYDLDLAAEWVAWRDASTRG; this is translated from the coding sequence GTGACCTTCCCCGTGCGCATCGGCGTCCAGATCCAGCCCCAGCACGCCGACTACTCGGCGATCCGCGACGCGGCGCGCCGCGTGGAGGACCTCGGCGTCGACGTGCTCTTCAACTGGGACCACTTCTTCCCGCTCTCGGGCGACCCGGACGGGCTGCACTTCGAGTGCTGGAGCATGCTCGCCGCGTGGGCGGAGCAGACCGAGCGCGTCGAGATCGGTGCACTCGTGACCTGCAACTCCTACCGCAACCCCGAGCTGCTGGCCGACATGGCCCGGACGATCGACCACATCTCGGCGCGCGGTGACGCCCCGGGCCGGCTGATCCTCGGCATCGGGGCCGGCTGGTTCGAGCGCGACTACGCCGAGTACGGCTACGAGTTCGGCACCGCCGGGTCGCGGATCACCGACCTCGCCGAGGCCCTGCCCCGGATCAGGAGCCGCTGGGCCGCGCTCAACCCGGCCCCGACGCGGGACATCCCGATCCTCATCGGCGGCTCCGGCCCTCGCCGCACGCTCCGACTGGTCGCCGAGCACGCCGACGTCTGGCACTCGTTCGGCGACGCGGACGCGCTGCGCGAGCGCTCCGCGATCCTCGCCGGACACGCCGAGGCGGTCGGCCGTCCGGTCGGCGAGATCGAGCGCTCGATCGACGTGCGACGCCGCCCGTCCGAGGTCGGGCAGGAGCTGCTCGACGCGGGGGCGACCCTCTTCACCGTCGAGTCCTCGGGGCCGGACTACGACCTCGACCTGGCCGCCGAGTGGGTCGCCTGGCGCGACGCCAGCACGCGCGGCTGA